The window AGTTTGACTCTCCCCTTGGTCGCCATTTTCTTGGATATTGTTCGTAAAGGTAGATCTTTTTGGCTATGTCCAGTCAAGTGCTTGTCATCAACCGTGAAGGCTAAATTGTCACTTTGTACCATACTGCCCGAACGGAACTTATTGACCATGTCAGGAGGGAGGTCAGACCACTCGTCCTGATCGCAGGACATCAGGTACTCGTTCCGCAATTTCGACGCGTCGAACGGATAGGGCGCCAGGCAAACAAAACGCGGAATGTTGTACAGGAAGAGCTTCCTGACCCAGTTGGGCATTCTGTAGGTGCGCATGCAGCGATGATGCAGATTAAGAACTGTCACCGAGAGTATGATAGAGAACATGACCAGCGCCATGTTGAAGAGAAGATATTTCCCGATTAGAGGTACAGAATCCGAGGTCGGTGGCATAATATCAAAAATCAACAGATTGAAGACTGATATTGCCAATAGCACAGATATACTCAGAGTCATTTTTTCGCCCGAGTCGGATGGTAAATAGAAAACTACCAAGGTCAAGAGAGACATCACCAGACATGGTACGAGGATATTGAGGACGTAAAATAAGGGTCGTCGGCGAAGTTCGATGGTGTACATCACAACGCTGTAGGCTTCATCAGGACAACACTCGTTGGCTTCATAAATCTCCAACGCGCTTGAATCCGTTAATTCCCATTCCACGTTCTCCACATAGTTTTCTCTGACCACGTGATCCTCGATCGGGGTAAGGCGGACAGTAAGCGCCGTGAACTCCCAAGGTCCGAAAGACAAGTTGCACTTCTGGGAATCGAACGGGAAGAATTCCACTTTTATCAGACACGGACTCTTCAGAACTCCAGGCGGCGTCACCCACACTGTTCCGTCTGAGAGGATGGAGGTGTACTTCCATGTTGGCAATTCGTATTTTCCATCagcactgaaaaaaaatcaaacgaaaaacaataaaatgaacGATCTTCCCTAATTAGCTCTTCACACATCGAGATTTCCGAATCAGCATAGGATTATGGCCAACAGAAAAATTCCCTTAATCGTCACTGAGATACACACAATTACCTTTGTATGTTCAGGGCTGTTGTAGCAAGACAAATCGGTGAAAATCCTGCGATCGTATGCTTTAGAAGTCTCCCAAATGTCAAGTTTATTGAGTATGTTAATACGTGACATGCTCTACTGACTGCCACCCACACCTCTGCTTAGCTCTATGTGTCGACTAAGCCCCATttgatgcagtcagaaattgCTTGTACAAACTTAAAATACACAAGATTCTGCCGAGGATTTTGACACGAGAGCACATGATCTACCTAGAAGGAGAAACAAGGTGTGTCACCTATGAATGGCGTAAACCTCTTTCCATCTAGTAAATGGCATTGCTTGCGtgcaaattaacaaacaaaTTTAAGGTAGTAGACCTCACAGGGGCTACGCAAAATTAGCCATGGCATAGGATTGCATGTAGAAATGTCAAAAAACGTACTAGgaatattgtcaatttcctTAAATTTCCACAAATGATTCATTGAATAAtactttattgaaaaatatgaaaaaatgccATATGACCATGCTTGGTATTTAGAGAACATCATAATCGTAGGTTTTCCTTTGAAAAGCCTCTGATGCAAAAGCACTTATTTCACAagttttaatatattaaatagGTACAGGTGGCATCTTTGTTATTGGATCAGTAACTTCTTCTTTTTGTTTATATCGGAAATACATGTAGAAGACGTTTTAGAATCACATGCgtaataataattaaataacaataattttattcaccatggttattgttttctttgaaagggTCAAATTTGCAGTAAAGTCGTGTGTGGTGCTCAAAATTGTGGGGAAACGGGTGactgaatgtaaattatctCAAAAAGCAGAATGGCAACACCCATTTTCTGgtcattttaaaggtatacagtcacctgtaatctaaatatgcccatatatgatcaaaggggcgttccttggtattcaaaatgcctatgtgagggcgctgtttttaaaaagcggccaaccgcttaaaattgtgattggttagattttctctttccatggtactgtagcaaaattggaacaggtgacaatatACCCTTAATCCTAACCTTTCAAGCTACAAAATTTGTGATTTCtagagaaatgaaaatattctagATATTGGGTAGTCCCCCACCTTAACGTTGGAGTCGACTTAAAAAGTGTGGTATTACATAAAAAGACTGCAATTATGAAGGAGTAGATCACTATAGATACACaatgtatacagtcacctgttgtCCAATACAATGTCGGGATACCAGACCCATTCAAACGGTACGATGATGCTGTCCAAGCCATCGTAGTCGTCCGGATCCCAGATGAAACGATAATCCACCCACCACTGAAGAGGGCAGAACAGCACAAATGATAAGAAATGGGAAAGAAAATAGCGATGAGGCAAATATGGACTCTTTGAGATAACTACGTACAGGGAAACTATGTTTGATGATGTAGATGAAAATGAATGTAGTATCATGGTATGTCTGTTTCTCATTAAGGTAGTGAAGAGCGCTTAAGAGACAGTTATtaagactctcaaatttttccgAAACTTTCCTGACCTACCGCTTGAGGGGGCTCACTTTGGAGTTAATGGAGCAAGTAAATTTTTTATCCATTTACTTTCTATTTGTAAAAACTGTATAggggaaaattttattttcccctaaacagttaacacagagatggcggccattttgattccACCACAAGCAGAGATATATGTTTGTCCACTTACGGTCACGATTAATAGACCGTAAAAATCATCACATTCAACCATGCGTTTTATTTGCGCTTATCTTGGTAATGAACAAACATTGAAATTACCTTTTCATGACAGCAATTTTAAATGAGGCAACGAAAATTGCCGCGACTCGACAGTGAAATGCTGTAATGTAGCTGAAAAAAAGTCCTGTCTAGTACCTTGTTTTTGTCCCCTGGATAATCAAATTTCTTTACCATACAGCACaccaaaatacaaattacaaaattatttaGCAAACATGTTTAAAAAGGCTATAGGCTTCAATGAATAGAGTATTTGGCGGCCATTATGCGTTTTCAGAAATGCGGCTTATCTTGCTCTCTCTTTATGAACTCATTTCAATCAATTACCATTTAAAAAGGTAAAAGCAATATCCCTAATGTATGTTTCTACtattgcaaagaaacaaaaaataaatcacagaTGCGCATGCTCTGATCGAATGTTGACATGACTTGACGCTGCATTTAACACAAACACAGTAACCTACAGTATTTACGAAAATCGCCGTTTTAAGCACGCTCATGAGATCTAACGTTCCACAAATCAAAGTCGATTTAAATGAAAGTGTTCTGATGTCACCCCAAACACCGTAGTCATGAATAAAATAGATAGCAATGCAGAATTCCAATTAAGTATTTCCACTATAATCAGTTACTTGACGTGGAATTAAGACATTTGTGCTCTAGCGTCTTCCTTTAAATAGATAAATGATTTAATGCGCGAATTTGTACCGCCGTTTTCAAGGGCATTGGTTGTTATGGCGATTTACATTACGTTCAGGATAGAACTATAACAAAAGCTTTGTAAGGCcagagtaagtaaattctttgtttatgTCAACTTAAAATTCCACAAGTTGGGCGAGTAATCGGTTAATAACGCCAAAAATATCTAATACAAAATCAACATTGAGAGTTTTTCTCATACAACCTGGTCATACTTGTAACTTAACTATATTCAACTAGAGAATGCAATTTTACTTCACCACATGGTTCAATGGTTTTAATTTGACTGCTGTGAGAAAGTAATTTATCGCGGTGTAAAAGTCACGCTTGTTCTTGAGACAGAATATCGTCAAAAATGGAATGTCTTGTAAGAAGAGTTTATGTTTTCCTCCATGGAAAACTCCGAAAATCCCTGTACCTGCGGACTCAAAACAAAGAATATGCTTACTCTGGCcaaatgacattttgtgaattaatttaatttagACTATAGCAGCCTACACAAATTATGGCTTTTATTGTAGCTTACCTGATTCATCCATACACCCGTAGTGATGATTTGATTTTTCTCGTCCTGAAAATAAAAGAAGCACTCTGGGTGTTCCTAATTAAGTACCTTTACGTGTCGTGTGTGCATACAAAAATGGACAAAGGCGCACAGATTGTCACGGTATAAATGTTCAAAGAAGCCACCGTCACCGAAATATAAAGCGATATTGAAATGAGTGACGGGCAGATGCTAAGAGGCTTTTACGATTTTTTTGTAATGCAAAGTGATAAAATGCGTTTGGGAAGATAAAGCTGAATGAAATATCGGAAACCAGCTTACCATCGCATTGTGTTGATTCTTTTTCTCAATTCTAAAGCAAAAGTTTGTCATTGTGGAAAAGTATATTTAGAACTTAGAGAAAGATGGTAGCAGAGTAAGGGTATCATGACTTATCGAATCACTGCTTCTTTGATAGAACGATGGGAAATCTCGCCAATTCGATGCAGCATCACCAAACGAAATATCATAGAAATCAGCCAGATGCCAGATATTCGATATCATATTCAAATATCAGTGTCGGCTGTGTCTTTTTAATTACACTAAGTCTGCCCTGTTCAGTCGCTGATCATTAATCTGCCGCATAAATTACACATAAGCTGTGCCGGCAATAAATTAGTTTGGTGATCAATCTTGGGATGGCCGATTCATCATGTCAGACCGAAAATCAATTTCCTTTGCATTTCTCAAGAggaacagtag of the Ptychodera flava strain L36383 chromosome 20, AS_Pfla_20210202, whole genome shotgun sequence genome contains:
- the LOC139120058 gene encoding neuronal acetylcholine receptor subunit beta-2-like; its protein translation is MSKHCWPVIIGVVLALLKGSDASDAEQRLQSDLFGRYNKYIRPVLNTSEPVLLNIGLSITQLLDVDEKNQIITTGVWMNQWWVDYRFIWDPDDYDGLDSIIVPFEWVWYPDIVLDNSADGKYELPTWKYTSILSDGTVWVTPPGVLKSPCLIKVEFFPFDSQKCNLSFGPWEFTALTVRLTPIEDHVVRENYVENVEWELTDSSALEIYEANECCPDEAYSVVMYTIELRRRPLFYVLNILVPCLVMSLLTLVVFYLPSDSGEKMTLSISVLLAISVFNLLIFDIMPPTSDSVPLIGKYLLFNMALVMFSIILSVTVLNLHHRCMRTYRMPNWVRKLFLYNIPRFVCLAPYPFDASKLRNEYLMSCDQDEWSDLPPDMVNKFRSGSMVQSDNLAFTVDDKHLTGHSQKDLPLRTISKKMATKGRVKLNASPSRSSIVDLDRPLDSTCNGTAPQLFSLSDLANGGRSAPHTDKSVPSDNLERTLIEELEFITRRLKFDDWDYEVREEWKYVAMVVDRLCLIFFFTATVVGTCGILFSAPALSS